Within Serratia odorifera, the genomic segment TATGGCATGTTTGCTCTTGGGCTATGGATGGTCACCCTGGGCTATTATGACGTTTGGTATCACCAGGCGCCGGAAATTCACAAAAGCATCGGCGTGATACTGTTTTGCGTGATGGTGGTGCGGGTGATTTGGCGCTTCGTATCACCGCCGCCCAAGCCGCTGGCCAGCTACGGTCGTTTCACCCGCATCAGCGCAGTGTTGGCGCACCTGGCGCTGTACGTGGTTCTGTTTAGCATCCTGATCAGCGGTTACCTGATATCGACCGCAGACGGACAACCGATCAGCGTATTCGGCTGGTTCGACGTTCCGGCAACGGCAACCGGTATGGCCAGTCAGGCCGATACCGCCGGCACTGTTCATCTTTATCTGGCCTGGGCCGTGGTAGTACTGTCAGTACTGCACGCTCTGGCCGCGCTTAAACATCACTTTGTTGATGGTGATGTCACTTTGAAACGGATGCTGGGTCGCAGCGCCGATTAACCTCGTGGATTTATGGAGATTGCTATGTTGAAAAAGACCGTATTGGGCCTGACCGCCGGCGCACTGTTGCTGAGCGCCGGCTCCGCCTTGGCCGCCGACTATAAGATTGACAAACAGGGGCAGCATGCCTTTATCGAATTCCGCATTCAGCACCTGGGCTATAGCTGGCTGTACGGTAGCTTCAAAGACTTCGACGGTGGCTTCACCTTCGACGAGAAAGATCCTTCCAAGGACAAGGTGAACGTCACCATCAATACCGCCAGCGTTGATACCAATCACGCTGAACGTGACAAGCACTTGCGCAGCGCCGAATTCCTTAACGTCGAGAAAAACAAGC encodes:
- a CDS encoding cytochrome b — protein: MLWKNTADRFGHISILLHWLVALAVYGMFALGLWMVTLGYYDVWYHQAPEIHKSIGVILFCVMVVRVIWRFVSPPPKPLASYGRFTRISAVLAHLALYVVLFSILISGYLISTADGQPISVFGWFDVPATATGMASQADTAGTVHLYLAWAVVVLSVLHALAALKHHFVDGDVTLKRMLGRSAD
- a CDS encoding YceI family protein, which codes for MLKKTVLGLTAGALLLSAGSALAADYKIDKQGQHAFIEFRIQHLGYSWLYGSFKDFDGGFTFDEKDPSKDKVNVTINTASVDTNHAERDKHLRSAEFLNVEKNKQATFVSTEVKKNGDGYAVVGNLTLNGVTKPVTLDAKLLGQGKDPWGGYRAGFEANGKITLKDFGITTDLGPASQDVELIISVEGVRE